In one Candidatus Caccoplasma merdavium genomic region, the following are encoded:
- the glmM gene encoding phosphoglucosamine mutase, whose product MSLIKSISGIRGTIGGVAGDGLNPLDIVKFTAAYATFIARTTKLPVRRIVVGRDARVSGEMVAHCVVGTLVGMGFDVVDLGLATTPTTELAVVWEEACGGIILTASHNPKQWNALKLLNERGEFLNAEEGNEVLRIAEAEDFVFADIENLGHIKVDNTSIKRHIDSVLSLDLVDVEAIKNARFSVAVDCVNSVGGIAIPALLEALGVQKITRLNCQPDGLFPHNPEPLPQHLTEISDLMKTGVADVGFVVDPDVDRLAIICENGDMFGEEYTLVAVADYVLRHTPGNTVSNLSSSRALRDVTLALGGQYRAAAVGEVNVVAKMKETAAVIGGEGNGGVIYPACHYGRDALVGIALFLTHLAKEKKTVSQLRATYPSYAMTKQRIDLTPAIDVDALLCAVKEKYSCYEVTDIDGVKIDFPDGWVHLRKSNTEPIIRVYAEAATTGQAEEKAAAVMAVINDMIK is encoded by the coding sequence ATGTCATTGATAAAATCTATTTCAGGAATCCGGGGAACCATCGGCGGCGTAGCCGGTGACGGATTGAATCCTCTCGATATTGTCAAATTTACGGCAGCCTATGCCACGTTCATTGCCCGCACGACAAAATTGCCGGTGCGTAGAATTGTCGTGGGCCGTGATGCCCGGGTATCGGGAGAAATGGTCGCCCATTGTGTGGTGGGTACTTTGGTGGGAATGGGTTTCGATGTCGTGGACTTGGGCCTTGCGACGACCCCCACAACCGAGCTTGCTGTCGTGTGGGAGGAGGCTTGTGGCGGCATTATCCTCACGGCAAGTCATAATCCCAAGCAATGGAATGCCTTGAAACTGCTCAATGAACGGGGCGAATTTCTCAATGCCGAAGAAGGCAACGAAGTGCTGCGAATTGCAGAAGCCGAGGATTTTGTCTTTGCGGACATAGAAAACTTGGGACATATAAAAGTAGATAATACGTCGATAAAGAGGCATATAGACAGTGTATTATCTCTCGATCTGGTCGATGTGGAGGCTATTAAGAATGCCCGTTTTTCAGTCGCTGTCGATTGTGTCAACTCTGTGGGAGGCATAGCCATACCGGCACTGCTCGAAGCTTTGGGGGTGCAGAAAATTACTCGACTTAATTGTCAGCCCGACGGACTTTTCCCACACAATCCCGAACCTCTTCCGCAGCACCTTACAGAAATATCGGACTTGATGAAGACGGGTGTCGCTGATGTCGGTTTCGTTGTCGACCCCGATGTCGACCGCTTGGCCATCATTTGTGAAAACGGAGATATGTTCGGCGAAGAGTACACGCTTGTGGCCGTTGCCGATTATGTGTTGCGCCATACGCCCGGTAACACGGTGTCGAACCTCAGTTCTTCGCGGGCCCTTCGCGATGTGACGCTTGCACTTGGCGGACAGTACCGTGCAGCTGCCGTGGGAGAAGTGAATGTCGTAGCAAAAATGAAGGAGACCGCTGCCGTCATCGGAGGTGAGGGTAATGGCGGTGTCATCTATCCTGCCTGTCACTATGGCCGCGATGCGTTGGTGGGGATTGCCCTTTTCTTGACACACTTGGCCAAAGAAAAGAAAACCGTGAGTCAGTTGCGGGCCACCTATCCTTCATACGCCATGACCAAACAACGCATCGACCTCACACCCGCCATCGATGTAGATGCGTTGCTTTGTGCCGTGAAAGAAAAATATTCTTGTTATGAAGTTACTGATATTGATGGGGTGAAAATCGATTTCCCCGACGGTTGGGTACATCTGCGCAAGTCAAATACCGAACCGATCATCCGGGTATATGCCGAAGCGGCAACAACCGGGCAAGCCGAAGAAAAAGCCGCTGCCGTCATGGCCGTCATCAACGATATGATAAAGTAA
- a CDS encoding mechanosensitive ion channel family protein produces the protein MDWLQREIEQLLLKLDWGPTAVEWGARIVWLVIIFVISILLAKIFRHFFIPLLQQLSRRTKMQWDDHLFKDEVMHKAARLIPPVVWYLLLPIALGSQPHLLDICLRITQIYLIVVSMMLINAVMDTLYNISIMNETLRTRPLKGVYQMVILISGCIGVILIISVLLGKNAATILAGLGASAAILMLIFKDSILGLVAGVQLSANDMLRPGDWITMDKYGADGYVTEVTLTTVKIQNFDKTITTIPPYALVSDSFQNWRSMFDCGGRRIKRSLLIDAHTVRFCTPEECLRYKEQHLISDEDGKEDRLVNLQVYRKYVMNYLKNSPYVHCDFLQMVRMLQPTAEGIPIEVYCFTKETNWVSYETHQGEIFDHLLAVLPEFGLRLFQRPSGLDLQDLRPGK, from the coding sequence ATGGACTGGCTTCAACGTGAAATCGAACAACTCCTTTTAAAGCTCGACTGGGGGCCAACCGCTGTGGAGTGGGGGGCGCGCATCGTTTGGCTTGTCATTATTTTTGTCATATCCATTCTGTTGGCAAAAATATTCCGACATTTCTTTATTCCGCTTTTGCAGCAATTGAGCCGTCGCACCAAAATGCAGTGGGACGACCACCTCTTCAAAGATGAAGTCATGCACAAGGCCGCCCGCCTTATACCTCCGGTCGTGTGGTATCTGCTCCTGCCGATTGCTTTGGGAAGCCAGCCCCACCTCCTTGATATTTGCCTGCGGATTACCCAGATATATCTCATCGTCGTTTCAATGATGCTCATCAATGCCGTCATGGATACGCTATACAACATCTCCATCATGAACGAGACTTTGCGTACCCGACCATTGAAAGGCGTCTATCAGATGGTGATTCTCATATCGGGTTGCATCGGTGTGATACTTATCATCAGTGTGCTCCTTGGCAAGAATGCCGCCACGATACTGGCCGGCTTGGGAGCTTCCGCTGCAATCCTCATGTTGATATTCAAAGACAGCATTTTGGGACTGGTGGCAGGCGTTCAACTCTCAGCCAATGACATGTTGCGTCCCGGTGACTGGATAACGATGGACAAGTATGGCGCCGACGGATATGTTACCGAAGTTACCCTCACGACGGTGAAGATACAGAACTTCGACAAAACCATCACGACCATACCGCCCTATGCGCTGGTCAGCGACTCGTTTCAGAACTGGCGCAGCATGTTCGACTGTGGAGGACGACGCATCAAACGCTCTTTGCTCATCGATGCCCATACGGTGCGTTTCTGTACGCCCGAAGAGTGCCTCCGCTACAAAGAGCAACATTTGATTTCGGACGAAGACGGCAAGGAGGATCGCCTGGTCAATTTGCAAGTGTATCGGAAGTATGTGATGAATTACCTCAAAAATTCGCCCTACGTTCATTGCGATTTTTTGCAGATGGTGCGCATGCTGCAACCTACGGCCGAAGGGATTCCCATCGAGGTCTATTGTTTTACCAAGGAGACCAACTGGGTAAGTTATGAGACCCACCAAGGCGAAATATTCGACCATCTTTTGGCTGTTTTGCCCGAGTTCGGTTTGCGCCTATTCCAGCGGCCTTCGGGTCTTGACCTGCAAGATTTGAGACCCGGCAAATGA
- the lepA gene encoding elongation factor 4, which yields MKNIRNFCIIAHIDHGKSTLADRLLEYTHTIAPKDLQDQVLDNMDLERERGITIKSHAIQMEYKYKGENYILNLIDTPGHVDFSYEVSRSIAACEGALLIVDASQGIQAQTISNLYMAIENDLEIIPVMNKIDLDSAMPDEVEDQIVELLGCKREEILRASGKTGQGVEEILNAIVERVPAPEGDPEAPLQCLIFDSVFNSFRGIIAYFKIVNGVIHTGDKVKFVATGKEYEADEVGVLKLDMSPRNELRTGDVGYIISGIKTSREVKVGDTITHIDRPCSEAIDGFEEVKPMVFAGVYPIESEDFEDLRSSLEKLQLNDASLTFQPESSVALGFGFRCGFLGLLHMEIIQERLDREFDMDVITTVPNVSYKVYDKKGNMIEVHNPSGLPDVTLIDHIEEPYIRASVITASDYIGPIMTLCLGKRGELIKQEYISGNRVELIYDLPLGEIVIDFYDKLKSISKGYASFDYHLHDFRPSKLVKLDILLNGESVDALSTLTHADNAVSFGRRMCEKLKELIPRQQFDIAIQAAIGAKIIARETVKAVRKDVTAKCYGGDISRKRKLLEKQKKGKKRMKQIGTVEVPQKAFLAVLKLD from the coding sequence ATGAAAAATATCCGCAATTTTTGCATCATAGCTCACATCGACCACGGTAAAAGTACCTTGGCCGACCGTCTGTTGGAATATACCCACACCATTGCTCCCAAGGACTTGCAAGACCAAGTGCTCGACAATATGGATCTCGAAAGGGAGAGGGGCATCACAATCAAGAGTCATGCCATACAGATGGAGTATAAATACAAGGGAGAGAATTATATCCTGAACCTGATTGATACTCCGGGGCATGTCGATTTTTCTTATGAAGTATCTCGCTCGATAGCAGCCTGCGAAGGGGCCTTGCTCATTGTCGATGCTTCCCAGGGCATACAGGCACAGACCATCTCGAATCTTTACATGGCCATAGAGAACGACCTCGAAATCATTCCGGTCATGAACAAAATCGACCTCGACAGTGCCATGCCCGATGAAGTCGAAGACCAGATCGTAGAGCTCCTGGGTTGCAAACGCGAAGAGATTCTGCGGGCCAGCGGCAAAACCGGTCAGGGCGTGGAGGAGATACTCAATGCCATTGTCGAACGCGTGCCGGCTCCCGAAGGAGATCCCGAGGCTCCGTTGCAATGCTTGATATTCGACTCGGTGTTTAATTCCTTCCGTGGCATTATAGCCTACTTCAAGATTGTGAACGGGGTGATTCACACCGGCGACAAAGTGAAGTTCGTCGCTACCGGGAAAGAGTATGAAGCCGATGAGGTCGGGGTGTTGAAACTCGACATGTCGCCGCGTAATGAACTGCGGACGGGAGACGTGGGATATATCATTTCGGGCATCAAGACCTCTCGTGAGGTGAAAGTCGGTGACACGATTACTCACATCGACCGCCCCTGTTCCGAAGCCATCGATGGTTTCGAAGAGGTGAAACCCATGGTTTTTGCAGGGGTTTATCCTATTGAGAGTGAGGATTTTGAAGATTTGCGTTCGTCCCTCGAAAAATTGCAGCTCAATGACGCTTCCCTCACGTTTCAGCCCGAGTCTTCGGTCGCACTCGGTTTCGGGTTCCGATGCGGATTCTTGGGGCTGCTGCACATGGAAATCATACAAGAACGTCTCGACCGGGAGTTTGACATGGACGTCATTACAACCGTACCCAATGTTTCGTATAAGGTCTATGACAAGAAGGGCAACATGATAGAGGTGCACAATCCTTCGGGACTTCCCGATGTGACGCTGATCGACCATATCGAAGAACCCTATATCCGGGCTTCGGTCATAACAGCGTCTGATTACATCGGCCCCATCATGACGCTTTGTCTCGGTAAACGGGGAGAATTGATAAAACAGGAATACATCTCGGGCAACCGGGTGGAACTGATATATGACCTGCCGCTGGGAGAGATTGTCATCGACTTCTATGATAAACTCAAAAGCATTTCCAAAGGTTACGCTTCGTTCGATTATCATTTACACGATTTCCGACCTTCCAAACTGGTCAAACTCGATATACTCCTCAACGGAGAATCGGTCGATGCCCTGTCGACCCTGACCCATGCCGACAATGCCGTGAGCTTCGGTCGCCGCATGTGCGAGAAACTCAAAGAACTGATACCCCGTCAGCAATTCGACATTGCCATACAAGCCGCCATCGGAGCCAAGATTATAGCCCGGGAAACGGTAAAAGCCGTGCGTAAAGATGTGACGGCCAAGTGTTATGGAGGTGACATAAGCCGTAAACGCAAATTGCTCGAAAAACAGAAAAAAGGAAAGAAGCGCATGAAGCAGATTGGTACGGTCGAAGTGCCTCAAAAGGCTTTCCTGGCCGTGTTGAAACTGGATTGA
- the nhaA gene encoding Na+/H+ antiporter NhaA: MIDRIYALRKSLHNYANGGYVLIAVTVLAMIVANSPLQNLYFSWWQQPVLLQIGNFNLFEHHGHPMTLMQVINDALMAIFFFSVGLEIKREVLVGELSSIKKALLPVIAAVGGIVLPITIYRLLSADDALLQGSAIPMATDIAFSLGILSMFGKRVPIGLKIFLATLAVADDIGGILVIAIFYTEELSAVWLLYSAIVLALLLLGSRLHINSKLFYVIGAVAVWYFFLHSGIHPTIAGVLAAFCVPAHPVMNTRHFIDEICDAVKDFPQAKPVKRGETYILSTEQLNALKSVESASDKVISPLQDLEDTLHPLVNYLIIPLFAFANAGISLSHIAFSSLFQGISLSIWVALVAGKFLGIFLFSYIPVALGWVRRPDIVTWPMIAGVSALGGIGFTVSLFIANLSFPVDDVTNLLLLNQAKLGILVGSLLSGVIGYFILSFSLPRKAVQE, encoded by the coding sequence ATGATAGATCGTATATACGCCCTGCGCAAGTCGTTGCATAACTATGCCAACGGGGGTTATGTCTTGATTGCCGTTACGGTATTGGCCATGATAGTTGCCAACAGTCCGTTGCAAAATCTTTATTTCTCGTGGTGGCAACAACCGGTCTTGTTGCAAATCGGGAATTTCAATCTTTTTGAACACCACGGACACCCCATGACCCTGATGCAGGTCATCAACGATGCCTTGATGGCCATATTCTTTTTCTCGGTAGGTTTGGAAATAAAGCGTGAGGTCCTCGTCGGGGAGTTGTCATCGATAAAGAAAGCCCTCTTGCCCGTTATCGCCGCCGTGGGCGGTATCGTATTGCCGATAACGATATATCGTCTCTTATCGGCCGATGATGCCCTTTTACAAGGAAGTGCCATACCCATGGCCACCGACATTGCCTTTTCGTTGGGCATATTGAGTATGTTCGGGAAACGTGTCCCCATCGGACTGAAAATATTTTTAGCCACCTTGGCCGTCGCCGACGATATAGGCGGCATTTTGGTCATAGCCATCTTCTATACCGAGGAACTCTCGGCGGTGTGGCTACTCTATTCGGCCATTGTGTTGGCCCTGCTTTTGCTGGGGTCTCGTCTGCATATCAACAGTAAACTGTTCTATGTCATCGGAGCCGTTGCCGTATGGTACTTTTTCCTTCATTCGGGCATACACCCGACGATAGCGGGAGTTTTGGCCGCCTTTTGCGTACCCGCCCACCCGGTAATGAATACGCGGCATTTTATCGATGAGATATGTGATGCCGTGAAAGATTTCCCGCAGGCAAAACCGGTAAAACGCGGTGAAACTTATATTCTCTCGACCGAGCAGTTGAATGCCCTGAAAAGTGTGGAATCGGCATCGGACAAGGTGATAAGCCCCTTGCAAGACTTGGAAGACACCTTGCACCCGCTTGTCAATTATCTCATCATACCCCTCTTTGCGTTTGCCAATGCCGGCATTTCCTTGTCTCACATCGCATTCTCTTCGTTGTTCCAAGGCATCAGCCTTTCGATATGGGTGGCCTTGGTAGCCGGGAAGTTCTTGGGCATCTTCCTTTTTTCCTACATTCCGGTGGCGTTGGGGTGGGTGAGACGACCCGATATTGTTACCTGGCCTATGATTGCCGGCGTATCGGCATTGGGCGGCATCGGCTTTACGGTATCCCTGTTTATAGCCAATCTTTCTTTCCCGGTCGATGATGTCACCAACTTGCTTTTGCTGAACCAGGCCAAACTCGGTATCTTGGTCGGTTCGCTGTTGTCGGGGGTCATCGGGTATTTCATTCTTTCGTTTTCTCTTCCTCGAAAAGCGGTTCAAGAATAA
- a CDS encoding NAD(P)H-binding protein, whose translation MILITDVVNSPVGYALLHLILSQKGHEPVRVMATSHDHLSQEEGFEPIVASYYDLPSLDRALKGVDTLLISTFNLFADYRSGYVNLLHEAAEVGVKKILFISSVGRSDSVSLPMQENRETEMCIRACGIPYVIFRVNILMENLPLFIGTDQQHGIYYPAGNGRVAFVSVHDVADAIFPFVSGCTTMENRVYTLSHEVTYSFQDIAVKLSPYYAGGVRYESVDMSLYRASLSQLKLPDDTVVRLCSVAKAISMNSYDLSDYTLKKLLGRHAREAQLQQRIRHWFSQKESAPLLFGGQLTMLGDYLRGMHNRL comes from the coding sequence ATGATTCTCATTACCGATGTTGTAAATTCACCTGTGGGCTATGCCTTGCTGCATCTCATTTTGTCGCAGAAAGGGCATGAACCCGTGCGGGTTATGGCTACCTCGCATGACCATTTGAGTCAGGAGGAGGGCTTTGAGCCGATAGTTGCCTCTTATTATGATTTGCCCTCTCTCGACCGGGCATTGAAAGGTGTGGACACGCTATTGATAAGCACATTCAATCTCTTTGCCGACTATCGATCGGGATATGTAAATCTGCTGCACGAAGCGGCTGAGGTCGGTGTAAAGAAGATTCTTTTTATCAGCTCGGTCGGACGAAGCGACTCGGTGTCGTTGCCGATGCAGGAAAATCGGGAGACCGAAATGTGCATACGGGCGTGCGGCATACCTTATGTCATTTTCAGGGTAAATATCCTGATGGAGAATCTGCCGCTTTTTATCGGGACGGACCAGCAGCATGGAATTTATTATCCGGCAGGAAACGGGCGGGTGGCATTTGTCTCGGTGCATGATGTGGCCGATGCGATATTCCCGTTTGTTTCGGGTTGCACTACGATGGAGAACCGGGTCTATACGCTGAGCCACGAAGTGACCTATTCATTTCAGGATATTGCCGTGAAACTCTCTCCTTACTATGCGGGCGGTGTCCGATACGAATCGGTCGACATGTCGCTATATCGGGCTTCTTTGTCGCAGTTGAAACTGCCCGACGACACGGTCGTGCGTCTTTGTTCGGTTGCCAAAGCCATATCGATGAATAGTTATGACCTTAGTGATTATACCCTGAAAAAGCTGCTTGGCCGTCATGCCCGGGAAGCACAGTTGCAACAGCGCATACGTCACTGGTTTTCACAAAAGGAGAGTGCCCCGTTGTTGTTCGGCGGTCAGTTGACGATGCTCGGCGACTACTTGCGCGGAATGCACAATCGTTTATAG
- a CDS encoding phosphatase PAP2 family protein: MTSKGWFKMTHIAVPLMVSGVAFEWAKQPINDLRNAYIPTFRYKYDDYLQYAPAALMLGLKIGGVKSYSSWGRMLTADAFSVAIMATLVNGLKYTVKSPRPNSGSHNSFPSGHTATAFMAATMLHKEYGMRSPWYSVAGYTLATATAYSRLLNNRHWISDVLAGAGIGILSTELGYWLAGLIFKDKGIEYDKYDYDTTFPDRTPSFIGLYTGYVFMAHEIRLSDGLVFHTSPGASSGVEGAWFINNYVGVGGKAVASHVPTQLQRDASLASYLTNPNTAITENGMDFISASVGAYFDCALTYRLSLGGKLLAGYAFSDVQTIYLTPDNGETVTPFLKLKEMHAPDFQTGLSISYWAKLKLGFRLFFDYSITPTRYRYYFADKPDAINRVNKNLSFFTLGASVNLLL, encoded by the coding sequence ATGACATCGAAAGGGTGGTTTAAAATGACACATATCGCCGTACCTCTAATGGTAAGCGGCGTTGCCTTTGAATGGGCCAAACAACCGATCAACGACCTGCGTAACGCCTATATACCCACTTTCCGGTATAAATACGACGACTACCTGCAATATGCCCCGGCCGCACTCATGCTCGGGTTGAAAATAGGCGGGGTAAAAAGTTACAGTTCGTGGGGGCGCATGCTCACGGCCGACGCATTCTCCGTCGCCATCATGGCCACTTTGGTCAACGGCCTCAAATACACGGTCAAGTCGCCGCGTCCCAACTCGGGAAGTCACAACTCTTTCCCGTCGGGGCACACGGCCACGGCATTCATGGCCGCCACCATGCTCCATAAGGAATACGGCATGCGCAGTCCGTGGTACAGCGTGGCCGGATATACATTGGCCACGGCTACCGCTTACTCCCGACTGCTCAACAACCGGCATTGGATTTCGGACGTCTTGGCAGGTGCCGGCATCGGTATCCTGTCGACCGAATTGGGATACTGGCTTGCCGGACTGATATTCAAAGACAAAGGTATAGAATATGACAAATACGACTATGATACGACTTTCCCCGACCGTACCCCCTCTTTCATCGGACTATATACCGGCTATGTGTTCATGGCCCATGAAATAAGGCTCTCCGACGGTTTGGTCTTCCACACCTCGCCCGGAGCAAGTTCGGGAGTCGAAGGGGCATGGTTCATCAACAACTATGTGGGAGTCGGAGGTAAAGCCGTTGCCAGCCACGTCCCGACGCAATTACAGAGAGATGCCTCTTTGGCTTCCTATCTGACCAATCCCAACACAGCCATAACCGAAAACGGCATGGATTTTATTTCGGCTTCGGTCGGAGCCTATTTCGACTGTGCCCTGACTTATCGTTTATCGCTGGGTGGCAAGTTATTGGCCGGATATGCTTTTTCCGACGTCCAGACTATCTATCTGACGCCGGATAATGGAGAAACAGTGACGCCGTTTCTCAAACTGAAAGAAATGCATGCGCCCGATTTCCAAACCGGACTGAGTATCTCCTATTGGGCCAAATTGAAATTGGGGTTCCGGCTCTTCTTTGATTATTCCATCACACCTACTCGTTATCGGTATTATTTTGCCGACAAACCCGACGCAATCAACCGTGTCAACAAGAATCTGTCGTTTTTCACATTGGGAGCCTCGGTAAACCTGTTGCTATAA
- the miaA gene encoding tRNA (adenosine(37)-N6)-dimethylallyltransferase MiaA codes for MDLITLLGPTASGKTALAVLLADILQAEIISADSRQIYRRMNIGTGKDLEEYSVNGHPIPYHLIDICEPGYKYNLYEYQRDFNAAYNDIRNRHKIPLLCGGTGLYIETVLKGYSMPMVPENKPLRESLANKSLSELEAILKTYKVLHNKTDIDTTKRAIRAIEIAEYYKTLPPESRQDSPLDSYIIGIDIDRELRRKRISARLRARLDADMVDEVRSLLDEGIPAEDLIYYGLEYKYLTEYILGKYSFDEMTSLLEIAIHQFAKRQMTWFRGMERRGFTIHWVDGKESFDVLSKKIAQEIKGQI; via the coding sequence ATGGACCTCATAACGCTTTTAGGCCCCACCGCTTCGGGCAAAACGGCTTTGGCCGTATTACTCGCAGATATTTTACAAGCAGAAATCATCAGTGCCGACTCCCGGCAAATATACCGGAGAATGAACATCGGGACGGGAAAAGACCTGGAAGAGTATTCGGTAAACGGACACCCCATACCCTACCATCTCATAGATATTTGTGAACCGGGATATAAATACAACCTCTACGAATATCAACGCGATTTCAATGCGGCCTACAACGACATTCGCAACCGGCATAAGATACCCCTCCTGTGCGGCGGTACGGGCCTTTATATCGAAACCGTGCTCAAAGGGTACAGCATGCCCATGGTTCCCGAGAACAAGCCTTTGCGCGAATCGCTTGCCAACAAATCGCTTTCAGAACTTGAAGCCATACTCAAGACTTACAAGGTATTGCATAACAAGACCGACATAGACACGACAAAACGGGCCATTCGAGCCATCGAAATTGCCGAATACTACAAAACTCTTCCACCCGAAAGCCGTCAGGACTCGCCTCTCGACAGCTATATTATCGGTATAGACATCGACAGGGAACTGCGCCGCAAACGCATTTCCGCCCGCCTCAGGGCACGTCTCGATGCCGACATGGTCGATGAAGTAAGGAGCCTTCTCGACGAGGGGATTCCCGCGGAAGACCTGATTTACTATGGCCTCGAATATAAATATCTGACTGAATACATTTTGGGCAAATACTCCTTCGACGAAATGACGTCGCTCCTGGAAATCGCCATTCACCAATTTGCCAAGCGTCAGATGACCTGGTTCCGGGGCATGGAACGGCGCGGATTTACCATACATTGGGTCGACGGGAAAGAATCTTTTGACGTATTAAGCAAAAAAATTGCCCAAGAAATAAAAGGGCAGATATAG